One stretch of Podospora bellae-mahoneyi strain CBS 112042 chromosome 2, whole genome shotgun sequence DNA includes these proteins:
- the GDA1 gene encoding Guanosine-diphosphatase (EggNog:ENOG503NV8S; COG:F; BUSCO:EOG09261EAB), whose product MRRTSVSLPTKHVARDPHEKPDRYGFDHREPGLVAKMQSAWAQQSQRARYIKTGAIVFTVLLLFYFFTSSGNSYVGGQGQVPSDSSYGTDRCSRSYSKDKPIVQYVSMIDAGSTGSRIHVYKFNNCGAAPELEDEVLFKMTAKIEGQSSGLSAYKDDPLKAAESLDTLLDAALEKIPDKLKSCSPIAVKATAGLRLIGKEKSDKILEAVRHRIETKYPFPLVSREENGVAIMDGSDEGVYAWITTNYLLGKIGGPDHSPTAAVFDLGGGSTQIVFEPSFEGLTDGGMPAKLAEGDHKYALDFGGRKFNLYQHSHLGYGLMSAREAILAELVTDLYEEHKGDKSWMEKPIVNPCYSAGMSKMAKIVLPGDHPLGSKLELNMTGPHWAAPAQCRALAERILKKESACNLAPCSFNGVHQPSMAKTFAREDIYFLSYFYDRTQPLGMPESFTLREMSDLANRVCGGEREWDVFESVPGAMEELKDRPEHCLDLNFMLALTHTGYEMPIDREVRIAKQIKGNELGWCLGASLPLLSKSSGWQCKIKEVHK is encoded by the exons atGAGACGCACGTCGGTTTCGCTGCCTACCAAGCACGTTGCTCGCGATCCCCACGAGAAGCCCGACCGCTACGGATTCGACCACCGAGAACCCGGCCTCGTCGCGAAGATGCAGTCCGCCTGGGCCCAGCAGTCCCAGCGGGCCCGCTACATCAAGACCGGTGCCATCGTCTTCACCGTCCTCTTGCTCTTTtacttcttcacctcctccggcaaCAGCTACGTCGGCGGCCAGGGACAAGTCCCATCAGACTCCTCCTACGGAACCGACAGATGCTCCCGATCCTACTCCAAAGACAAGCCCATCGTCCAATACGTCTCCATGATCGACGCCGGCAGCACAGGCTCCCGCATCCACGTCTACAAGTTCAACAATTGCGGCGCCGCCcccgagctcgaggatgaAGTCCTCTTCAAAATGACGGCCAAGATCGAAGGCCAATCCTCCGGTCTCTCCGCGTACAAGGACGACCCCCTCAAGGCGGCCGAAAGcctcgacaccctcctcgacgcTGCCCTCGAGAAAATTCCCGACAAGCTCAAGTCCTGCTCCCCCATCGCCGTCAAGGCCACCGCCGGTCTTCGTCTGATCGGAAAGGAAAAGTCGGACAAGATCCTCGAGGCGGTCCGCCACAGAATCGAAACAAAgtaccccttccccctcgtcTCCCGCGAGGAAAACGGCGTCGCGATCATGGACGGCTCCGACGAGGGGGTGTATGCCTGGATCACGACCAACtacctcctcggcaagatCGGCGGACCAGACCACTCCCCCACCGCGGCTGTTTTTGACCTCGGGGGTGGATCCACTCAAATTGTCTTTGAGCCCTCGTTTGAGGGCCTTACAGACGGCGGCATGCCCGCCAAGCTCGCCGAGGGGGACCACAAGTACGCTCTTGACTTTGGGGGCCGCAAGTTCAACTTGTACCAGCACTCCCATCTCGGGTACGGCCTCATGTCTGCTCGTGAAgccatcctcgccgagcTCGTGACTGATCTGTACGAGGAGCACAAGGGTGACAAGTCCTGGATGGAGAAACCGATTGTCAACCCTTGCTACTCGGCGGGCATGTCCAAGATGGCAAAGATCGTCTTGCCGGGTGACCACCCCCTCGGCTCCAAGCTGGAGCTGAACATGACTGGCCCTCACTGGGCCGCGCCGGCGCAGTGCCGGGcgttggcggagaggattTTGAAGAAGGAGTCTGCGTGCAACCTGGCGCCGTGCTCGTTCAACGGTGTGCATCAGCCGTCTATGGCCAAGACGTTTGCGAGGGAGGATATTTACTTCTTGTCTTACTTTTACGATCGGACGCAGCCGTTGGGGATGCCGGAGAGTTTTACTCTTAGGGAGATGTCGGATCTGGCGAACAGGGTTTGTggcggggagagggagtgggatGTTTTTGAGAGTGTGCCGGGCgcgatggaggagctgaaggatAGGCCGGAGCATTGTTTGGATTTGAACTTTATGTTGGCGCTGACGCATACGGGGTATGAGATGCCTATTGATCGGGAGGTGAGGATTGCGAAGCAGATCAAGGGGAATGagttggggtggtgtttgggtgcTAG CTTGCCGTTGTTGAGCAAGAGTTCAGGGTGGCAGTGCAAGATTAAGGAGGTTCATAAATAG